The window CCTGGCGCAAGATGAAGATGAACGACTTCTTTGCTTCGGGTCAGATTCGTCCGGACGGCCGTTATGTGCACGACATGTACCTGATGGAAGTGAAGAAGCCCGCCGAGTCCACCAAGCCCTGGGACTACTACAAGCTGATCAAGAAGCTGCCTGGTGACTCGGTGTTCACCACCAAAGCCGAGAGCAAGTGCCCGCTCTGGAAGTAAACCCCTGAGAGGGCTCACGCCGGCCTGGCTGTCCCTGCGGGGCGCCGGGCCCGGTGTGGTCCTCTGACCTGAACTCTCTCCACCTGCCGCTGCCTCCCATGGAAATCTTTGGTGTCTCATTGCCTGGTTTGTTGAGCCAGCTCCTTCTGGGGCTGGTCAATGGATCGTTTTACGCAATCCTCAGCTTGGGGCTGGCTGTGATCTTTGGCCTGCTCAACGTCATCAACTTCGCGCATGGTGCGCTGTTCATGACCGGGGCGTTGTTGACATGGATGGCCATGAACTACTTCGGCATCAACTACTGGTTGATGCTGGTGCTGGCACCGCTGGTGGTGGGCCTGTTCGGGGTGCTGATAGAGCGCCTGTTGCTGCGCTGGATCTACAAGCTCGACCATCTGTACGGGCTGCTGCTCACGCTGGGCCTCACGCTGCTGATCGAAGGCGTGTTCCGCTCCATCTACGGCGTCTCAGGCCTGGGCTACGACACGCCTGAACTGCTGGAAGGTGCTACCAGCCTGGGCTTCATGATCATGCCCAATTACCGCGCCTGGGTCGTGGTGGCTTCGGTGGTGGTGTGCCTTGCCACCTGGTATGTGATCGAAAAAACCAAGCTCGGTGCCTACCTGCGCGCCGGCACTGAAAACCCGCGTCTGGTCGAGGCCTTCGGCATCAACGTGCCGGTGATGGTGACACTGACCTACGCCTTTGGCGCAGCGCTGGCCGCCTTTGCCGGGGTGTTGGCCGCCCCGGTGTACCAGGTTACGCCGCTCATGGGCCAGAACCTCATCATCGTGGTGTTTGCCGTGGTGGTGATCGGTGGCATGGGCTCCATCATGGGCTCCATCCTCACCGGGCTGGGCCTGGGGATCATCGAAGGTTTCACCAAGGTGTTCTACCCCGAAGCGTCTTCCACCGTGGTGTTTGTCATCATGGTCATCGTTCTTCTCATTCGCCCCGCCGGCCTGTTCGGCAAAGAAAAATAAGGGGCTGCCAGCATGAATCCCAAGAACACTGCCACCATTGGTTACGGCCTGCTGTTGCTGGCCCTCATTGCCGCACCGTTTCTCGGCGCCTACCCGGTCTTTGTGATGAAGCTCATGTGCTTTGCACTGTTTGCTTCAGCGTTCAATCTGCTGCTCGGTTACACCGGCCTGCTGTCTTTCGGCCACGCGGCCTTCCTCGGTGGCGCTGCCTACGTGGCTGGCCACGCCATCAAGGTGTGGGGCCTGACGCCTGAAGTGGGCCTGCTGCTGGGCACCGCCGGGGGGGCGCTGCTGGGCTTGCTGTTTGGCTGGCTGGCCATTCGTCGCCAGGGCATCTACTTCTCCATGATCACACTGGCGCTGGCGCAGATGCTGTTCTTTGCCTGCCTGCAAGCTCCCTTCACGGGCGGTGAAGACGGCCTGCAGGGCGTGCCGCGCGGCAAGCTGTTTGGCGTGATTGATCTCCAAAGCGACCTGGTGATGTACTACGTGGCGCTGGTCATCGTGGTCGCAGCCTTCCTGCTGATCGTGCGCACCATCCATTCGCCTTTTGGCCAGGTGCTCAAGGGCATCAAGGAGAACGAGCCCCGCGCCATCTCGCTGGGCTACGACACACACCGCTTCAAGCTGCTGGCATTTGTGCTGTCGGCCGCGCTGGCTGGCCTTGCTGGCTCTCTCAAGACCCTGGTACTGGGCTTTGCCACGCTGTCCGACGTGCACTGGACGGCGTCGGGCCAGGTCATCTTGATGACGCTGGTGGGGGGGCTGGGCACGTTGTCGGGTCCGCTTATCGGCTCGGCCGTGGTGGTGCTGCTGGAGAACAAGATTGGCGAATTCGGCAACCTGCTGGCCGCACTGACCAGCGTCGAATGGTTCAAGACCTTGGGCGAGTCCGTCACCATGGTCACTGGCCTGATCTTCGTCGTCTGCGTGCTGGCCTTCCGCCGCGGCATCATGGGCGAGATCATCGCCTGGCTGGCACAACGCCGCGCAGGGAACTCCGCCAAGCATTGAGGATGTGACACCGCCCGATCTGGCGGTATCTTTCTGACACCAAGCCGCTGCAGCCTTTAGATGCGCAGCGGCTTTGCATATCCGGTCATCTCCAGGTACCCCCTGCCTACGGGTTGGCCTTTGGCACCCATCAGGTCCGACAGCCCTTCCCAATAGATCGCACCTGTCGATCCGCTGCTGTCCAGCTCCTGGTTGTCCAGTAGCGCGTTCACTGCAAAGGTGCCTGCGGGCGTTTGCACCTGCCATTGCACCGGGTAGCGCGCGCCACTGCGCGGGCTGGTCCACCACCGCAAGGGCGTGAACGCCACAGATTGCGCCCCAAACACCTGCGCCGGCTGCCCGGGCGCCCGCCACGACCCCCCCGCCCATAACGCAGTACCATCAGCCCGCCGCAGTCGGAAGGCGGTCAGCGCGCTGCCGTCGTGCAGGTTCATGCCGATCCAGTCCCACCCTTGGGCCTCGGGGTGCAGCAGTGCCTCGCTCCACTCGTGGTCCATCCAGGCGCGGCCCGTGTCGGGCGTCACCGCCATGCGTTTATTGCCCACCTGCAAGGTTCCGCTGACGGCGAGCTGGGGCTGGCTGTAGTAGTAGCTGGCCTGCTCGGCGTCCGGCCCCTTGCGGGACAGCCCTTGTTGCCCCTGCAGCAGTGCGGGCTGTGTGCTGTCAAACACCAGGTCCAGCCCAAATTCGCTGCCCACGATGTGGGTGGTGTAGCGGCTGGCTGCAAAGTCTGGCTTGCCGCGTGCGGTGTTGCTGCGCTCCAGCGTCCAGTCCTGCAGGCGGATGCGGGTGTCGGCCTCACTGGCTTGCGCCACCCCAAAACCGGCACGCGCAATCCGCTGGTCATGCACCAGCCGCTGGCCGCGCACATCGGTGATGGCGGCGTGTGCAAACAGCAGGTGTTTGGCCGCAAAGGCCGACTGCAGCTGCTGTGTGCCATCTACCCGAGAGCGGAAGAACGTGATCTGAAAACCCCAGGGTTGCCCCTGCGCCTGCACATGACCGGTGATGTACCACCACTCGGTGCGCAGCTCCGGGTGGCTGCCGTGATCGCGTGGAAAGACCAGCGTACGTGCCGGCAAGGCATGCGCGGCAGGGGGCAACCACCCTGCAGCCCCCACGGCCGCCAGGCCCCAGGGCATCTGCTGTGCCAGCCACTGCCGGCGCGTGACCATGGGGCCGGGGACGAGCGGCAAAGAACCTAAGGGCAACGGAGAAGAGGGCATGGTGCGGTGCGTGGCTGGCATCAGCCGATCAGGCCATCCACCTTCTGCTGTGCGGCCGAGCAATCGCCAAACGTGCGGTCTACCCACGCCGTGTCGAAATACGTGGGTAGGTAGCGCTCGCCCGCATCGCACAGCAGCGACAGGATCGAGCCGCGCTCGCCCCGCTCACGCATCTCGCTGGCCAGTGTGAGCATGGCCACAAAGTTGGTACCGGTGGATGGCCCCACGCGCCGCCCCAGCAGCTGCGACAGCGCGCGCATGGCGGCGATGGATTCGCAGTCCGCCACATCCACCATGCGGTCCACGAGCGTGCGGATAAAGCTCGGCTCCACACGCGGGCGGCCAATGCCTTCAATGCGCGATCCTGGTGCCGTCAGCTGGGCATCGCCCGTGCGGTGGTAGGCGCTGAACACCGACCCCGCCGGGTCGGCCACACACACCTGCGTGGCATGGCGCTGGTAGCGCACATAGCGGCCAATGGTCGCACAGGTGCCACCCGTGCCCGCGCCCACCACAATCCAGCGCGGCACAGGGTGCGGCTCGCGCGCCATCTGCGTGAACATGCTCTCGGCAATGTTGTTGTTGCCCCGCCAGTCGGTCGCGCGCTCGGCATAGGTGAACTGGTCCATGTAGTGGCCGCCCGTTTCTTCGGCAATCGCACGGGCTGCGTCGTACACCGCGCCCGCGCTGTCCACAAAGTGGCAACGCCCGCCATGGAACTCGATCTGTGCGATCTTTTCGGGCGAGGTGCTGCGCGGCATCACCGCCACAAACGGCAGCCCCAGCAGGCGTGCAAAGTAGGCCTCGCTCACCGCCGTGGAGCCGCTGGACGACTCGACGATGGTCGAGCCCTCATGCACCCAGCCATTGCACAGCGCGTACAGAAACAGCGACCGCGCCAGTCGGTGCTTCAGGCTGCCCGTGGGGTGGGTGGATTCGTCCTTGAGGTACAGGTCAATGCCATGCGCGGCAAAGGCGGGCAGGCGCAGCGGGATGAGGTGCGTGTCGGCGCTGCGCTGGTAGTCGGCTTCGATGCGGGCGATGGCTTCGTGGAGCCAGGGGGAGGGGAGGGGCATGGGGGCGCTTGTGTGTAGTCACACAATGGTTTCTGCTGCAAGCCAAGAACAGCCGACAGTCAAAAGAGAACATTGACAACCGAGGATGTTTAAAAGCTATGTTCCTCGAATACTCTTGATGAGATTCGCAAGCTGTTCCGCACCATCAAATGTCGAAGGAATACCTTCGCTCTCTGGAACTAGGCTGCTAAAAACGACTGCTTCAAACTTTGCGAGAGTGCTCGGATCATCCTTTTTTATTTTCGCTGAATACTCGGCATAGCTCTGAATAAATTGGCACAACACTATGCGGAGGTCAAGCTGAAGTACCTGGGCCTTTACGGATCTGAACTGGCCTAAGACTACGCGAAAGAAGTAAACCAGCAAGACTTCGATAGTCAGGATAGTAGGGAGCGTGTAGAGAAGCAGTCCTTTTTTCGATTCGATGATTTCCATGTGCGCAAGTACATATCCAATTTGGGCTGCGGGTGGAACGACCATCACCAAAGCAAGTGCCATCAATGACCAAAATGCGATTCTGCGCTCGGTGACCTTCGCCGTTGCCAACTGGCGGAATCCATCCACAAGTCCAACAAAGTTGTAGGAAGACGTTAGTCCTTTTAAACCCTCGCTGAGGGAGTCAACGTGGGCTCGTCTCTGATCCAGTTCTGAGTCC of the Acidovorax sp. 107 genome contains:
- a CDS encoding lipocalin-like domain-containing protein, whose translation is MPSSPLPLGSLPLVPGPMVTRRQWLAQQMPWGLAAVGAAGWLPPAAHALPARTLVFPRDHGSHPELRTEWWYITGHVQAQGQPWGFQITFFRSRVDGTQQLQSAFAAKHLLFAHAAITDVRGQRLVHDQRIARAGFGVAQASEADTRIRLQDWTLERSNTARGKPDFAASRYTTHIVGSEFGLDLVFDSTQPALLQGQQGLSRKGPDAEQASYYYSQPQLAVSGTLQVGNKRMAVTPDTGRAWMDHEWSEALLHPEAQGWDWIGMNLHDGSALTAFRLRRADGTALWAGGSWRAPGQPAQVFGAQSVAFTPLRWWTSPRSGARYPVQWQVQTPAGTFAVNALLDNQELDSSGSTGAIYWEGLSDLMGAKGQPVGRGYLEMTGYAKPLRI
- a CDS encoding PLP-dependent cysteine synthase family protein is translated as MPLPSPWLHEAIARIEADYQRSADTHLIPLRLPAFAAHGIDLYLKDESTHPTGSLKHRLARSLFLYALCNGWVHEGSTIVESSSGSTAVSEAYFARLLGLPFVAVMPRSTSPEKIAQIEFHGGRCHFVDSAGAVYDAARAIAEETGGHYMDQFTYAERATDWRGNNNIAESMFTQMAREPHPVPRWIVVGAGTGGTCATIGRYVRYQRHATQVCVADPAGSVFSAYHRTGDAQLTAPGSRIEGIGRPRVEPSFIRTLVDRMVDVADCESIAAMRALSQLLGRRVGPSTGTNFVAMLTLASEMRERGERGSILSLLCDAGERYLPTYFDTAWVDRTFGDCSAAQQKVDGLIG
- a CDS encoding branched-chain amino acid ABC transporter permease, which produces MNPKNTATIGYGLLLLALIAAPFLGAYPVFVMKLMCFALFASAFNLLLGYTGLLSFGHAAFLGGAAYVAGHAIKVWGLTPEVGLLLGTAGGALLGLLFGWLAIRRQGIYFSMITLALAQMLFFACLQAPFTGGEDGLQGVPRGKLFGVIDLQSDLVMYYVALVIVVAAFLLIVRTIHSPFGQVLKGIKENEPRAISLGYDTHRFKLLAFVLSAALAGLAGSLKTLVLGFATLSDVHWTASGQVILMTLVGGLGTLSGPLIGSAVVVLLENKIGEFGNLLAALTSVEWFKTLGESVTMVTGLIFVVCVLAFRRGIMGEIIAWLAQRRAGNSAKH
- a CDS encoding branched-chain amino acid ABC transporter permease — protein: MEIFGVSLPGLLSQLLLGLVNGSFYAILSLGLAVIFGLLNVINFAHGALFMTGALLTWMAMNYFGINYWLMLVLAPLVVGLFGVLIERLLLRWIYKLDHLYGLLLTLGLTLLIEGVFRSIYGVSGLGYDTPELLEGATSLGFMIMPNYRAWVVVASVVVCLATWYVIEKTKLGAYLRAGTENPRLVEAFGINVPVMVTLTYAFGAALAAFAGVLAAPVYQVTPLMGQNLIIVVFAVVVIGGMGSIMGSILTGLGLGIIEGFTKVFYPEASSTVVFVIMVIVLLIRPAGLFGKEK